One Thiocapsa sp. genomic window, CCATGCCGTCTTGCCCTACGATCAGTATTTGAGGCTCTTGCCGGCATACCTTCAGCAAGGCGATATGGAGAGCAACGGCAAAGGCGTGACCCGCGAGGGTGTCGCCGTGGACTACACGACCGGCCCGGTCGTTTGGGGCGAGCCGGGCACCGACGGGCAACATGCCTTCTACCAGCTCATCCATCAGGGCACGCAACTGATCCCGGCGGATTTCATCGGCGCGATCAAGAGCCACAACGAGCTCGGCGATCACCACTTAAAACTCATGGCCAACTTCTTTGCGCAAACCGAGGCACTGATGCGCGGGCGCACCACCGAGGAGGCGCTCGCCGAGATGCTCGGTGCCGGGGTCCCGAGAGAGCGGGCGCAGTTTCTCGCGCATCACCGCACCTTCCCGGGCAGCCGTCCGACGAACAGCATCCTGATGGAGCGCCTGACCCCCTTCACGCTGGGGGCCTTGATTGCGCTCTACGAGCATCGGATCTTCGTGCAGGGCGTCCTTTGGGGGATCAACTCGTTCGACCAGTGGGGCGTGGAGCTCGGCAAACAGCTTGCGGGGGTGATTCTCGAAGAGCTCCGCGAAGGGCATGTCGGCGCGGATCACGATGCATCGACGCGTGCCCTGCTGAACGACTTCATCCGGGGCCGCCGCGCCTGAGGTCGACGCGTCGCATCCCCATGCGATGGCGAGATCGGGCGCCGTTCGGGTGTGGGCCGAGGTCGAGCGTCGGCGTGACCCGAAATCCGTAAGCGCCTCACGGTGATGTTGCTCGCGGGATGAACCCCGGCGCCGGTGCGCTGTCTTTTAAACCGGCGCTGCGTCTTGGTGCTAGTCTCTATGCATCGGTGTGGGGCGAGGGTTGCCCACCGCCGAAGCGTGCAGAGCGGAGTGTCCGGCTGAGCCTTCGCCGAACGCGGCCGAACGCGTTCGACTCAAGCGGTTCTATGCCGCTTGTGCGGCGGCGCGCGCGCCTTCATCGGCGGGTCCGGTCGACGCTGTCGACTTCCCGGGACGTGCTTGCACTTTATTGGTGCGCGATCTGGCCGCGCCGGTGCGCTGGTGCGCCGCGCGCGACCAGGCCCGGTACCGGCGCGGTGCAGAGGCGGCATTGCATCCGATGGCGCGCATATTGCTGATCTTCGAATCCAAACCTTGTCTTTCCCACAGTTCGCCCCGAGCACTGTACCGAGGCGAGATGCGGTCGACACTGGGTCGGGCGAGCAACAACAGCTTCCGAGCGAGGTAATATTTATGTCGATCTTCGAACGCTACCAGGCACGCTACGAGTCATCCCGCGAGGAGGTAATGACCCTCGACGAGTACTTGCAACTGTGCAAGTCCGACCCGAGCACCTACGCAGGGGCGGCGCAGCGCTTGCTGACGGCGATCGGCGAGCCGGAGCTCGTCAATACCCGCGATGATCCGAGACTCAGTCGGATCTTTCAGAACAAGATGATTCGGCGCTACCCCGCATTCTCCGAGTTTTACGGGATGGAGGAGGCGATCGAGCATCTGGTCTCCTACCTTAAGCACGCGGCTCAGGGGCTCGAGGAGAAGAAGCAGATCCTCTATCTGCTCGGCCCGGTCGGCGGCGGAAAATCGTCGCTCGCCGAAAAGCTCAAAGAGTTGATGGAGCTGCGACCCTTCTACGCGATTCACGAGTCGCCCGTGTTCGAGTCACCGCTCGGCTTGTTTTCGCCCGAAGAAGACGGCCCCATCCTCGAGGAGGATTACGGGATTCCGTCCCGCTATCTGCGCACCATCATGTCGCCCTGGGCGGTCAAGCGCCTGCAGGAATACCGCGGCGACATTACGCAGTTCAAGGTCGTGAAGCTCTACCCGTCGGTGCTCGAGCAGGTTGCCATCGCGAAGACCGAGCCCGGTGACGAGAACAACCAGGACATCTCCTCGCTGGTCGGCAAGGTGGACATCCGGCAGTTGGAGCGATTTGCTCAACACGACGCGGACGCCTACAGCTATTCCGGTGCACTGTGTCGCGCAAACCAAGGTGTGATGGAGTTCGTCGAGATGTTCAAGGCGCCGATCAAGGTGCTGCATCCGCTTCTCACCGCAACCCAGGAAGGCAATTACAACGGAACCGAAGGGCTGTCCGCACTGCCGTTCCAAGGCATCATCCTTGCGCACTCCAACGAGTCGGAATGGCAGAGCTTTCGCAACAACAAAAACAACGAGGCATTCCTCGACCGCGTCTTTATCGTCAAGGTTCCCTATTGCCTGCGCGTCAACGAAGAGACCCAAATCTACGAGAAGCTGCTCTTCAACAGCTCGCTTTCCGATGCGCCGTGTGCGCCCGGAACCCTGTCGATGATGGCCCAGTTTTCGGTGTTGACGCGTGTGAAAGAGCCCGAAAATTCGAGTGTTTTCTCGAAGATGCGCGTCTACAACGGGGAAAACCTCAAAGACACCGATCCGAAAGCCAAGTCCATGCAGGAGTATCGGGACTATGCCGGGGTCGACGAGGGGATGTCGGGAATCTCGACACGCTTCGCGTTCAAGATCCTTTCGCAGGTCTTCAACTTCGATCACAGCGAGGTTGCGGCCAATCCCGTTCACCTCTTGTACGTCCTCGAGCGCCAGATCACGCGTGAGCAGCTGCCCCCGGAAACCCATGAGCGCTATCTGAGCTTCCTCAAGCAATACCTTGCCCCGCGGTATGCTGAGTTCATCGGCAAGGAGCTTCAAACGGCCTACTTGGAGTCTTATGCGGAATACGGTCAAAACATCTTCGATCGCTATGTGACCTATGCGGATTACTGGATTCAGGACCAGGAGTATCGCGACCCCGATACAGGCGAGATGATGAATCGCGGCGGACTCAACGAAGAACTCGAGAAGATCGAGAAGCCGGCGGGGATCTCCAACCCGAAGGATTTCCGAAACGAGATCGTGAACTTCGTTCTGCGGGCACGCGCGAACAACGGCGGCGCCAATCCGAAATGGACCAGTTACGAGAAGCTGCGTGTCGTCATCGAGAAGAAGATGTTCTCCAATACCGAGGAGCTTCTGCCGGTGATTTCGTTCAACGCCAAGGCGTCCGTCGACGAGCAGAAGAAGCACGATCAGTTCGTCGATCGCATGACCGAAAAGGGCTACACGCCGAAGCAGGTCAGGCTGCTCTCGGAATGGTATCTGCGGGTTCGCAAATCGCAGTAGGTGTGAGGGGTAGACACCGATCCGAGCGGTGTCACTCTCGACGGTCGGGTGACTCTCGCGGCGAGGGCACAGGCCGCCTCGGCCTCGCCGGTCGGCGGTCGATCGCGTGATCGGCCGTCGGGTCCGGCGGCATCATGGCGGTGTCGAGCGCAGCAAAGGAAAGGGCGATCAGGGAGTCGAACGCAGGCGCGGGAACCGACTTGCGCGATTCGTCGTTGTTTTACCCAGCCGAGCAGGCAAGAGTCCTTATGTCACACTTCATCGACCGTCGACTGAACGGCAAGAAC contains:
- a CDS encoding PrkA family serine protein kinase, which produces MSIFERYQARYESSREEVMTLDEYLQLCKSDPSTYAGAAQRLLTAIGEPELVNTRDDPRLSRIFQNKMIRRYPAFSEFYGMEEAIEHLVSYLKHAAQGLEEKKQILYLLGPVGGGKSSLAEKLKELMELRPFYAIHESPVFESPLGLFSPEEDGPILEEDYGIPSRYLRTIMSPWAVKRLQEYRGDITQFKVVKLYPSVLEQVAIAKTEPGDENNQDISSLVGKVDIRQLERFAQHDADAYSYSGALCRANQGVMEFVEMFKAPIKVLHPLLTATQEGNYNGTEGLSALPFQGIILAHSNESEWQSFRNNKNNEAFLDRVFIVKVPYCLRVNEETQIYEKLLFNSSLSDAPCAPGTLSMMAQFSVLTRVKEPENSSVFSKMRVYNGENLKDTDPKAKSMQEYRDYAGVDEGMSGISTRFAFKILSQVFNFDHSEVAANPVHLLYVLERQITREQLPPETHERYLSFLKQYLAPRYAEFIGKELQTAYLESYAEYGQNIFDRYVTYADYWIQDQEYRDPDTGEMMNRGGLNEELEKIEKPAGISNPKDFRNEIVNFVLRARANNGGANPKWTSYEKLRVVIEKKMFSNTEELLPVISFNAKASVDEQKKHDQFVDRMTEKGYTPKQVRLLSEWYLRVRKSQ